Genomic segment of Drosophila takahashii strain IR98-3 E-12201 chromosome X, DtakHiC1v2, whole genome shotgun sequence:
agATTAAAATTCATAACGAGTTCAACGATGTAAGACATTCCATGTTTGGATCATTACATAAGCACCTAAACTAGGCATTTATGCGTCCTATTCTTGTACAATAATTCCACTCCGtcttttttgataaataacttatttaatattaacataatttacagtaaaagtaaaatataaatgacaataaacaatgaaaaaaaaaaccaaaaaaaaattaataaagatcCCTAAGTTAGTTAGTTAGCTCAGTAGTGGTGGTATTTGTGGccctggtggtgctgctgctgcgccaaATTGGCCTGGGCGAAGATGTGCTCCAGCTCCGCGTCGCTCAGCTGGTCGAAGATGCCGCCCTGGCTCCCGATTCCGGCACTGCTGGAACTCAGGGCCGATGGCTGCGATCCCACGGGCGGCAGGTAACCTTTaagtcgaaaaaaaagaaagaaaatgagTCCTTCAGATTTACAAATATAATTCCTAGGGATTTCTCTTAAAATTTTAaccatttttcatttaattcgAATTTTGTTAAGTCCTAGAAGTAAAATCTCTTTTTAAAgctgtctaaaagtaggcaacaataAATTTCGAATCATAGCACACTTTTTGTAATCTATGGTTCTTTAGCTCACCTTCGGCTGGCGAAGATCCGTAGGGCGGCAGCAGGGTGATCGAAGGACGAGTGGGCGATGCTGGCGCGGATTCGGTGGGTGGTTGATAGAACACCGGCTTCCAGGGCTGCTGGCTCGGTGGTCGTTGCGGTGTCACCTCCGCCGGATTCTCCGCCTCCGGCGACTGGGGAATCTGCGGCGAGGCAATGCCCGTTCCCGACTCCGGCTGCACGGGCGTGGATCCCGGCAGGGGTACAATTCCGCCGGGGAACTGTGCCTCCGGCTGGCCAAAGGTGGGTGGCTGCTGGGGCAGCGGCGGCTGGGGGGCAGCCGGGAAGAACTGACTGGTGGGCGGACTGGGGAAGGAGGGAACCGTTGGCACCGCAGGCACTGAGGGCACCGATGGACTGGCCGGCGCCTGGGGGAACTGGGGAATCTGCGGGAAGCCGGGGAACTGAGGGAACTGGGGAATTCCAGGGAACTGTGGTATTTGGGGTATTTGGGGAATTTGTGGAATCTGCGGGATGGCAGGAATCTGGGGAACTTCCGGGGCTTCGGGAGCAGCCGGAATCGCCGGAATCGGCTGGGCGGGCACAGCGGGTTGCGCGGGCACCGCTGGCTGGGCAGGCTGGAAGCTAAAGGTGGGCACTCCAGGGAACTGCGGCTGCTGCGGGAACTGGGGGATCACGGGCAGATCCACAGCTGCGGGAGCCGGAACCCCAAAGGCCACTGAGGGCTGGACGGGCTGGATGGGCTGGATGGGCTGCAGAGGCTGAACTGGTTGGATGGGGGTGACTGGTTGCAGGGGCTGAACTGGTTGGATGGGCTGATACTGATGGGTCACGGGCTGAATTGGCTGAATGGGCTGAAGATGTTGTACAGGATGAATTGGCTGGATGGGCTGAACAGGCTGAACAGGCTGAACTGGCTGGACAGGAACAGCGGGAGCAGTGGGAGCAAAGGCCTGGACATACGTTGGCTGCAAATAAGATATCATaggtaaatttattaaacagaagaatttaaaaagtatcataATTTAATGAtatgatttaataattaatcccaaaaataagattttattcTCACCCTCCAATACATTGAATACGAAAAGTAAGAAATagtattttaagatttaagcGTTGCATAATAGTTCTAATGTTTTGACAGTTGGAATGTAGTCAAAAATAtcattctccaatttttattcttGTACAATTTAGCATTATGAATTTCATTGAAATAGTTTGCTTAAAAAAGGgatcaaaaacaaattttttgttgtagattaaaataatttgtggATAATTGGCTGCAGTGCGTAAGAGTGATAAACTTGGAAGCTAATTCCTACATTTATATTAGTTTATCATCATTACTAATGTGATTCCTCTATCCTAGATATTTCctcttctaaaaaaaaaatagacaaaTTCTTTGCACAGCAGTGGTCATTGAACTCGTACCATTTTTAGCAgacaaaaaaagtaaaacaaattaaaattttatgaaaataaaaatatgtaacaaAGTTTCTTTAGGATGGATAAAACCTGTTAAACTATCGGACTCACCTGCACGGCGTGCACATGGGCGTGGGCCGGAGGAGCATGGAAGTGCAGCGGCTTCACGGCGGCGGACTGGAGGACGACGGGCTTCTGCAGGTGCTGGTGCGGATAGTTGACGCTGTACGAGGAGACGAGGGCGTTGCCGGGTCGCAGGACATACGAGGGCGGGGCCAGGGCGGTGGCCACTCCGGCGGGCAGACCAGTGGGCAAACCAACGGGCAATCCAGTGGGCAATCCAGTGGGCAATCCGGCGGGCAATCCAACGGGCAAACCGGTGGGCAGCAGAGCAGCGGGAGCGGGGGCCGGAGCAAGGCCAGGCAGCAGACCGGAACCGGAAACGAGGGTCAGTGGCTTCACCACACCGTGACCATGTCCGTACTTCACGAAGTGGCGATGCGGAGGAGCGGCGGCCAGGAAGGCACTGCCGCCGGGCAGCTGGAGGCTGTAGCCGTAGTGGGCGGCATAGGTGCGGGCGGGCCACTGGCCCTGGTgcaggtgggcgtggccgtgcAGAATGCCCCGCTTGTGCTTCCCCGTGGTGACCtccacttccgtttccggttcGGTCGCCTGAGAGGCGGCCAGCGGAGGAGCACTCTCCTGTTCTCCGGTCTCCTGCGGTGGCGCCTCCTCCGCCGAGGTCGCGGAAGTAATGGTGGGCGTAGTGCTGGCCGGGGGCGTGGCCGATCGTGGGGCGTGGCGCAGACGCAGGCCCGCCTCCGCTGGAGGGGCGACCAAGATGACGGCCAAGACCATCAGAAGATGGAGGCTCCGCGAACTGGTAAAGAGATtcatcctatttttttttgtagtttttaaatattacactgttaaatgtattttatttcgtttcgCGCTTAATCCGTTTGCTGCGATCGCCGCcaagaaaatgaaatgaacTTCCTTGGTCGCTGTTGTATTTATAAAGCGGACATCGCGGCACAGTGGAGTGGTCGTCGAAAAGTACCCACTGTGCATACCAATCGCCAATTGTCGAGTGTCGACTGCTGGCAATGCACCGCCGCTGGCGGCTCATCGGCATGGAGTACGGCGATTGGGCAGTTTATGACTTTTACgctgccatttccatttcacttGCCGCAATCGAAGGCTTCGTAGTAAAACcaccaaccacccaccacccactccacCCACCGAAGACGTCACCTCATTATGCTTAGCCCTCTGACCACGCACAGTGgtcaaaatgatataaataaatggttttaaagatcaatcaaaacgatttgtcaaaattcttatttaaatGTAGTATTACTATATTATGAACTAACTTTATTGCAAGTTCATAGCAAGAACACAAAATGTTCTTAGTTTTGGTGATAGCATTTactaacaaaaagaaaaactttccactaaaaatgtacaaaaaaaccACATAAATTACGTCTTATTAAAAAACtgttttataactttcttgcttataaataaaaatattttatttataaattaaacgcCTTCAAATTATGaagtacaatttttaaactattaaacACCTTTTACTATCAaccaaaacttaaataattGCAGTTTTATGTCTATGagatcataaaatattaaaacagactcttgttttaaaaataaaacatctattttgaaatatcatAGGTTTAATGagataagaaatttttttttgctattacAATTTTTGTGTAAAGGAtgatattaaaagaaatttaattacaacgTATCAAATTCGACAACCTTAAAACCTCAAAAATAAtagtattttagggtcataaATTTGATTGTATTAAAAGTGCCCAACTGATGGCCTGCCAACTTTAAAGACATTCATGTAATATGTGGCCAATAATACTCGGCTCAATTTGGCAGGTTGTTTTGGCCCCGCTCCACTGTTCCCATTCGGTGGACTGGGACTCGAACTCGGACTCGGATTTGGAATCCACCTACGCATGCGCCGCACGTTTCCGCACGCACAAAACTTTTGCTTTCAATGGCCTGCATGTTCCGCctgtgttgttttttctttttctcccCCTGGCTTTTTATCGCCGGACTCTTTTCACTTTCGATGGGCCGAGATGGTCCGAAGGTTTATGATTCGGCTGCAATTTAGATACAAATCAAAGGTGTCGCCCGCTTACATAATCGCCGCCCAAGAAGGGCGCATTGAATCTAATCAGGCGCCGGGTGAAagcataatataaatataataataaaagcaagGCAGACAATTACCAATTACCAATTAGCATGGGGCGGTCAATTATTTTGATGGCATTTCAATGCTATTATTTTGAGTTTCGTTAAAATTCAGCATTCACACGCATGAATTTCACCTGCACCACTAAATCTGAACTTATAGACAGATGGATAGTGCTGCATTATATCACACACTAACCGTAAATGAACTTTCGATTAGCCTACAttgattttcactttttttggaaattgccCGTCGAGTGTTTGGAATTTCAATCGCTTGAAATCACAGTGGCAGCTGGTACAGTTCGGCTTGCGGGCCATCATATCATCGGCCGGACATCTAAGTGGGTCTGGCACACAATCCCCAAGGTCTTTCCCAGGCCTTGCCGCCGGAGATGTCATTTTTTTGGCACATGTAATACATATATTTGACAAAGAGCCACATAAACCTCAAAATGTAAACATGCAGAAATAAAAGCCGCCACAGAAGCTTGTTCAATTCGATGCTTTATGACCCGAGCGACGTGAGCGGCATGGTGAAACGCGCGCACAGAGGTGTTTCCTAATCCTAAGGGCTCACAGCTTGAAGCCGGAGTGAATGCTGACGACGCCGAAGGTGAGGTTCTCGTAGGACACCTGCTCGAATCCCGCCTGCTCGATCATCCGCTTGAACTGCTCCTGCTTGGGGAACCGCCGGATGCTCTCCACCAGGTACTGGTACGCCTGCCACTGGCCGGCCAGCAGTTGGCCCATGGGCGGGATCACCTGGAAGGAGTACTGATCGTAGAGCCACTGCATCGTCTCGTTGGTCAGGTGGCTGAACTCCAGGCACATGAAGCGTCCGCCAGGCTGCAGCACTCTATACGCCTCGGCAAGGACCTGAAATGTGGGATTTAAAGGTGATTAGGTAGGTGATAACTTTAGCCATTCCTTTACCTTGTCCACATGCGTGCAGTTCCGGATGCCAAAGGCAATCGTGTAGGCGCTGAAGCTCTCGTCCCGGAAGGGCAGCTTCTCGGCATCGGCGCACTGCCAGGCGACGGTGCAGTTGGCCAGCCGGTCGGTGGTCAGGCCCAGGCGCCTGGCCCGCTCCTCGCCCACGTCCAGCATGTGCTGGTTGATGTCCGACACGGTGACATGGCTGCCGCGCTGCTGGGGATTCGGCTGGTTGGCCAGGTAGCGCAGGTAACGGAAGCTGATGTCGCCCGTGCCGCCGGCCATGTCCAGGAGGCGCATGCCGTGCGTGGGGCCCAGTCGCTCCACGAACACGTCCTTCCACACGCGATGGATGCCCAGGGACATGGCGTCGTTCATCATGTCGTAGGAGTTGGCCACCTGCTCGAAGACCTCGTGAACTGGGCGAAAAGGATGATCTTTAGTGATTCCTTAATGGGTTCACCTCTCTACTCACCCTTTTGCTCCTTCTCGCTTTCCCTGACCGTCTGGAAGCCGAAATGCGTGGTTTGCTCCGATCCGGAAGTGGATTCCGCACCTCTCGGCCTCTCCGCTCCGGATCCTGTGGACTCCCGGGCCGACTGCGCCGCCGTCCGGCTGTGGACGATCCTCCTGGCCAGGGACAGCAGGCGGGTACTCCTCGTGCTCTGCATTTCGGCGATTTAAGTCGGTTCTTCCTTAggactatattatattatgAAATAACAAACACGGAACAGCCGGTTAGGGATGGGAGTTCTGGGGCCATATGTTAAACCTATCGATACATGGTCACCCTATTCTAACTCCGATATCGATAAGGGCGCGTAATTCAAACGCTTAAAATATTGATAACATAACCAgagaaaaaatgaataaataataatataaaaatcaggATCCGCAAAAAACCAATTTGTCTAAGGTTTTACCTTGAATTAGAGCTATGGAGCTTTAATCCcacaattaataaacaacaaccaTTTTCACTTAATCCgcacatttatatttattaattgtaCGTATGCGTGCACAATTCAGATTTCGCGACCTCTTATCTTCTCCTATCTTCAGATGCCTCTCAATGTCTGTTGGTTCAACTTAAGATTAGTCATTACAAGTAAGtatataattacaatttttgtttgattaaaaaaaatgccttAGCTTGGGAAGGGGGGTTGGTTTTCGCTTTGCTGCGCTGCGCTGCAGCCATCGAAGGGACCTTAAAAACGTtagattaaaaacaattaaaaaaaacgtatttatatatatagtaataataataaatagtttacaaAATGTGGCGGtttattgtgtgtgtgtgtaacttAGGGCGTAACTAAAATTAATCTTTAAATCATTGAGAAAAGTCCATTTATAAGCGTTTTTCATTTCGTTCTCTATATATCATCGTATTTCCGTTGCGCGGGTGTCGTTATGTCGGTATGTGAGTGTGGTTCTTTATGAGCTATGACGAGCCAAAGTCTGATTTATATCATGGATGGGGTGGTGGTACATGGTTAAgtctatttaaaattaaggcaaaaaaaattgtgttgctgctgtccgGGAGCCCTACTACTTCACGTCCTTCTACACATACGCTATGTATTTAAGTTAGGTTTATCTATATCgtagtatttatatttatattataatatatttaaatatattatgttAAAGCCTATCGTGCTCCCTACCATCCTAGCATCCTAGCATCCTACCCTCCTACCATCCGCTGTGGATTCAAATATTGCTTGGCCTCGGTTGAGAAGTTTGGAAGATGCGGAAGGGGTATTGGATTGCGGTCTCAAGGGTGTAGCCATAAGCCATAACTAAATCACACAACTGCCACTCCAACTCAGTAGTTGAACTCCTCCTGCTTCTCCGAGTCGCTGCGCAGGTCGGCCACCAACGGCTCGAAGCAGGACTTGGGTATCAGAGTGCCCACGATCTTCTCGTCCCCGGTTGTCTTCATGCGTATCACTTGCATCTTGCTATTGGAACGTGTATTCAGTATGTGCTCGACGCGTCCCCACACGGAGAGCACGGAGCCGGCCAGCACATGGTACAGGCGCTGCCTCAAGCCGACCTAAAGGTAGAACAAACTGTGAGTACATGAAATCATATCCGTATCCCATCTTAACCCACCTCACAATCGTTGCCCAGGCTGACATTCCGGCAGTTGCCGTTCCAGTAGGCGTGCGAACAGGTGTTCACCGACGCATCGTACTGCTCCGTCCAGTGGGGCTCCGCCTCCTCGCTGCCCACCTTGCGGTACTTCTTCTCCAGCTCGAACAGCGACTCGTGGCGCACCTGAAGACCGGTGTTTGGCCTGTAGATCTGGCACATGATCTCCTTTTTGCTGCGcgacttcttcttcttgccgCCATCGGAAtcggtggtggtgctgctcgTCGAGCTGCTGTTGCGCGCTGGCTGGTGCTCCAGGATCACCACCATAATGGCGGTTCGCTTCTGGTTGCGCAGCTGGTGGGACAGGTAGAAGCCCTCGTTCTCGTTGAACAGATCGGCGTATCTGTGTGGTTAGAGAGTATAATTAATAACTGACATTTTCAGAATTATTATTCCTCTCCCTACTTATCAATGGCCTCCTGCCAGATCATGCCGCGCTCCACGCGAACCGTGTGCATCTCTGTGGGCGCCACGCCGGTGGCATGTTTGCGCACGAACCGAATGAGCCGGCAGCGGGTCACATTCTCGCCGGCAGCGCCAAGATCTAGGGTATTAAAAGATGAATGATTAAATGAATACAGGATTCAATAAAGAGATCTCCATCTGCAGACACTCACCCACTATGCCCAGATCGAAGCGACCGCCGCGCTTCGCCTGCTGGATGATGGCCGTCATGGTGTCGGTGAAGTACTTAAACAGGCGATTCTGCAAATCCACCGGACAACCGAGAATGCGATTGAGAAACTTTGATATGTTGTTGTAGTCCTTGTCCAGACTGAGCACGCCCGGATGGCTCTCGCTGTTCACGATTATGCCCACGCCGACCAGAGCTCCAGCGATGTCCTTGAAGAACTCGCCGCTGTAGTCCGTGGGCGGCGGCACCAGCGGCGACTCGTAGCCCATGATGGTGCGCATCACCGTCTCGAGAGCTTGCCGGCCGTACTTGTTGTCAATGTTGAACTGGGAGAGATCGCGCGTCTCGGTGGCCCGGCGATCGCCGTGGGTGAGGGCGCCCAGCGACTCCAGGCGCTTGGCCACCGTGGAGGCGAAGCGCCGTTCGCCAGCCAGATCCGAGATGAGGAAGATGTACTCGGGTGCATTCACCTGAAGAGTATTTAAGATTAGTTCaatcaaaaaccaaatatacAATATTAAACCCACCTGATTGGAGCGATGGGTGCGTCCAAACTGCTGGATGGCCCTGTCGGCGGACCAGGGCAGCTCCAGGGTGATGTGGACGCGCCGCCGCTGGTTGAAGACCCGCCGATCGCTCTGCAGCGAAATGCCGCTGGACGCCGCCTCCGAGATAATGGCCACGTCCTTCTGGCCGTCCATGAAGCGCTGCTTCTCCGTGATATTCAGCGTTTCCAGCGGCACATCCGACTCGGTTCGCGACTCGTACTGGATGTTTCCATCGTCGGTCTGCACCACGCGACCCCTTCGGCCCGTCATCTCGGCCACGTTGTCCGGTCCGCCCAGCTCGTCGATCAGCTGGTCCAAGGTGTTCGGCGGCAGCCGGGAGCCCAGACGCTCAATCTTTCgcagcagctcctccttcATCGTGCAGGCCCGCTCGATGGCATCCTTGGGCGGCGGCCCGTAGTTCAGCTTGACCCCGTTCACGCCCACCGGCGTCACCGTGCCCTTGAGCTCCTGCTTcttctgcagcagatcctgGATCTTGTCCTGCGTCGACAGCTGCGCCTTGCGGTTCTTAGCCGCATTCAGAGCGGCCACCACGGTGGCCGACATCGTCGTACTGCCACTCGGATCGTTGGCAGTCGAGGAGGAGGCCGACGAGCTGCTGGCCAGCTCCTTCTTgcccttctccttctccttcttcaCCTTCTTCTTGGTCTTCTTCTGCGTCTTCTTGGTGGACTTCTTGCTGCGCGCATTCACCCAGGGATCAATGTCGCTGTCGCTGCCGCTGAAGAAGGGATTGAAATCGGAACTGGCATCGCTGGCCACGCTCCGCCGATCGCTGTCCACGTCCTGATCCtcatcgtcctcgtcctcgtcgtccATATCACTGCGCAGGTCATCATCATCGCTGTTTGCCTCGTCGCTGTCGCtgtttcgattccgattccgcttGCTgccctcgtcgtcgtcgtcgctgtCGCTGTACTGCCAGGATCCGCTGCGCTTCTTTTTCTTGCTCTTGCCGCCCGCCGAGGAGCCGTtgtcattgttgttgctgctgcccttCCGCTTGCCCGCCGCCGTTGTGCTCTGGCTATTGTTTCCCAGACTGGAGGTGGAATCGGCCAGGGAGGGCGTCTCGTCGTAGAGGCCAAGAATGCGATTGATGCGATTGCGATCGGGCGCCGGAAAGTGGCGCTCCACGAACGACTGGAAGACGCCTCTGTGGAGGATTTATAATGAGTatttagtatatatatatataatatattttataaggaAGAAGATAACCCACTTTGCTGTGGAAACAAAGTCCGTCAGCTCGCCATCGTCCTTCTCCAGCTGATCCAGCGTGCGCGCCTCGCCCGTCGACTGCAGACCGATGACCACGCACTTGCCGTACTTGATGGACTCGCGGGCCACCAGCACCGCGTGATTGACCTTGGCCGCTATGCAGAGGTACTTGAAGAAGCGCTGGTGCGACGACCAGAACTGGCCCCACATCGTCTTCTTCATGCGGCTCTCGGCATCGATCAGCTCGGCCGCCTCGGTGAACTTCTGCATGGCCTCCACCCAGAGCTCCACCGACTGGTCGTAGATCTTGCGGAACTCCTTGGACAGCGGCACCTCCTCGATCTTGAAGCTGACGCCCTTGAAGCTCAGCTGGCGGGCGATGTACATGCCGCGCAGCTTCATGTCCATGGCCACGATCTCCATGGCGCCCACGCCGCGTCTCTCTACGGCGGTGATGAAGTCGTTGAAGTTGCCAAAGGCCGTGCCCTGTCCCCAGAGGCCCAGTCGCACCATATAGGCCATATTCTTGGGCTCCGAGGCGCCCGTCGCCGAGGCATAGACCACGCGCGCCTTGGGCAGCTTGTTCTGCAGCTCGAGGACCGTCTGGCCCGTCTTCGTAGGCTTGCCGGAGCCCACGGGACACAGGTTCTTGGCCTTGTGGCACTCGTCGAAGATGATCAGGCCCTCGAAGTCCTCGCCGCACCACTGCAGCAGCTGCCGGAAGCGGGATCGGTACTTGCCCGTCTTGTTGTTCGACTCGCCGATCAGGGCGGAATATGTGCTGAAGATCACGCCCCGCTTGCAGTTGTTGTTCACGTCGGAGCTGATCTTGGCGTACTTGAACTGAGGATAGAATACATTGTGTTAGCAGGAGGTTAATCACATCAATGGAGTGTATATTATAGCCCTACGTGAATCATTCaagttttgttttatcatagtgtgttatgaaatttctgatt
This window contains:
- the sno gene encoding protein strawberry notch isoform X2; translated protein: MGSPAARSSGNAGMTGGGSSAAGAAGSTSSYLNSLSTNELMNLAAYVAAKGSSAPPPPPPSTAANSVRSSPPGGHFFGGGAAASTSASAANFNMAASLLAQMSYAGGVQPIRAFKMAGNAGGGIVGNNQKPPMATTAGSGGGAAGGASAAGGGVKGNNSMMEAVQKLIAMNPEYLTSGIPNNVFQLFMQSMQQQRPQAPPAPMQPVVTSAAAAAAAAAAAAHASAAAYVQQEEDEVDYEEMGVAETYADYWPAKLKLGKKHPDAVVETASLSSVEPCDVYYKLSLPHETINSGHLSALQLESITYASQAHDHLLPDGSRAGFLIGDGAGVGKGRTIAGIIYENYLKGRKKALWISVSNDLKYDAERDLSDIGATRIDVHALNKFKYAKISSDVNNNCKRGVIFSTYSALIGESNNKTGKYRSRFRQLLQWCGEDFEGLIIFDECHKAKNLCPVGSGKPTKTGQTVLELQNKLPKARVVYASATGASEPKNMAYMVRLGLWGQGTAFGNFNDFITAVERRGVGAMEIVAMDMKLRGMYIARQLSFKGVSFKIEEVPLSKEFRKIYDQSVELWVEAMQKFTEAAELIDAESRMKKTMWGQFWSSHQRFFKYLCIAAKVNHAVLVARESIKYGKCVVIGLQSTGEARTLDQLEKDDGELTDFVSTAKGVFQSFVERHFPAPDRNRINRILGLYDETPSLADSTSSLGNNSQSTTAAGKRKGSSNNNDNGSSAGGKSKKKKRSGSWQYSDSDDDDEGSKRNRNRNSDSDEANSDDDDLRSDMDDEDEDDEDQDVDSDRRSVASDASSDFNPFFSGSDSDIDPWVNARSKKSTKKTQKKTKKKVKKEKEKGKKELASSSSASSSTANDPSGSTTMSATVVAALNAAKNRKAQLSTQDKIQDLLQKKQELKGTVTPVGVNGVKLNYGPPPKDAIERACTMKEELLRKIERLGSRLPPNTLDQLIDELGGPDNVAEMTGRRGRVVQTDDGNIQYESRTESDVPLETLNITEKQRFMDGQKDVAIISEAASSGISLQSDRRVFNQRRRVHITLELPWSADRAIQQFGRTHRSNQVNAPEYIFLISDLAGERRFASTVAKRLESLGALTHGDRRATETRDLSQFNIDNKYGRQALETVMRTIMGYESPLVPPPTDYSGEFFKDIAGALVGVGIIVNSESHPGVLSLDKDYNNISKFLNRILGCPVDLQNRLFKYFTDTMTAIIQQAKRGGRFDLGIVDLGAAGENVTRCRLIRFVRKHATGVAPTEMHTVRVERGMIWQEAIDKYADLFNENEGFYLSHQLRNQKRTAIMVVILEHQPARNSSSTSSTTTDSDGGKKKKSRSKKEIMCQIYRPNTGLQVRHESLFELEKKYRKVGSEEAEPHWTEQYDASVNTCSHAYWNGNCRNVSLGNDCEVGLRQRLYHVLAGSVLSVWGRVEHILNTRSNSKMQVIRMKTTGDEKIVGTLIPKSCFEPLVADLRSDSEKQEEFNY
- the sno gene encoding protein strawberry notch isoform X1 produces the protein MTSKKRKTLLDADDDDDNFEEDDSGSDFDDDEDPDQIEVPGGGRDLNTAVTYAQNIRSGVGVATKGGTPIPIPTGAKIVISNNNIKPISLLRINNNNNNNNNIITSVNSTTNSNGSNNNNTAVRQIITTTATKPTIVGGTSTVGGVALGGKITAIPIIPRKVAIENNLNNMPKKLNNAITVSYAGGVQPIRAFKMAGNAGGGIVGNNQKPPMATTAGSGGGAAGGASAAGGGVKGNNSMMEAVQKLIAMNPEYLTSGIPNNVFQLFMQSMQQQRPQAPPAPMQPVVTSAAAAAAAAAAAAHASAAAYVQQEEDEVDYEEMGVAETYADYWPAKLKLGKKHPDAVVETASLSSVEPCDVYYKLSLPHETINSGHLSALQLESITYASQAHDHLLPDGSRAGFLIGDGAGVGKGRTIAGIIYENYLKGRKKALWISVSNDLKYDAERDLSDIGATRIDVHALNKFKYAKISSDVNNNCKRGVIFSTYSALIGESNNKTGKYRSRFRQLLQWCGEDFEGLIIFDECHKAKNLCPVGSGKPTKTGQTVLELQNKLPKARVVYASATGASEPKNMAYMVRLGLWGQGTAFGNFNDFITAVERRGVGAMEIVAMDMKLRGMYIARQLSFKGVSFKIEEVPLSKEFRKIYDQSVELWVEAMQKFTEAAELIDAESRMKKTMWGQFWSSHQRFFKYLCIAAKVNHAVLVARESIKYGKCVVIGLQSTGEARTLDQLEKDDGELTDFVSTAKGVFQSFVERHFPAPDRNRINRILGLYDETPSLADSTSSLGNNSQSTTAAGKRKGSSNNNDNGSSAGGKSKKKKRSGSWQYSDSDDDDEGSKRNRNRNSDSDEANSDDDDLRSDMDDEDEDDEDQDVDSDRRSVASDASSDFNPFFSGSDSDIDPWVNARSKKSTKKTQKKTKKKVKKEKEKGKKELASSSSASSSTANDPSGSTTMSATVVAALNAAKNRKAQLSTQDKIQDLLQKKQELKGTVTPVGVNGVKLNYGPPPKDAIERACTMKEELLRKIERLGSRLPPNTLDQLIDELGGPDNVAEMTGRRGRVVQTDDGNIQYESRTESDVPLETLNITEKQRFMDGQKDVAIISEAASSGISLQSDRRVFNQRRRVHITLELPWSADRAIQQFGRTHRSNQVNAPEYIFLISDLAGERRFASTVAKRLESLGALTHGDRRATETRDLSQFNIDNKYGRQALETVMRTIMGYESPLVPPPTDYSGEFFKDIAGALVGVGIIVNSESHPGVLSLDKDYNNISKFLNRILGCPVDLQNRLFKYFTDTMTAIIQQAKRGGRFDLGIVDLGAAGENVTRCRLIRFVRKHATGVAPTEMHTVRVERGMIWQEAIDKYADLFNENEGFYLSHQLRNQKRTAIMVVILEHQPARNSSSTSSTTTDSDGGKKKKSRSKKEIMCQIYRPNTGLQVRHESLFELEKKYRKVGSEEAEPHWTEQYDASVNTCSHAYWNGNCRNVSLGNDCEVGLRQRLYHVLAGSVLSVWGRVEHILNTRSNSKMQVIRMKTTGDEKIVGTLIPKSCFEPLVADLRSDSEKQEEFNY
- the sno gene encoding protein strawberry notch isoform X3, with protein sequence MTSKKRKTLLDADDDDDNFEEDDSGSDFDDDEDPDQIEVPGGGRDLNTAVTYAQNIRSGVGVATKGGTPIPIPTGAKIVISNNNIKPISLLRINNNNNNNNNIITSVNSTTNSNGSNNNNTAVRQIITTTATKPTIVGGTSTVGGVALGGKITAIPIIPRKVAIENNLNNMPKKLNNAITAMGSPAARSSGNAGMTGGGSSAAGAAGSTSSYLNSLSTNELMNLAAYVAAKGSSAPPPPPPSTAANSVRSSPPGGHFFGGGAAASTSASAANFNMAASLLAQMSYAGGVQPIRAFKMAGNAGGGIVGNNQKPPMATTAGSGGGAAGGASAAGGGVKGNNSMMEAVQKLIAMNPEYLTSGIPNNVFQLFMQSMQQQRPQAPPAPMQPVVTSAAAAAAAAAAAAHASAAAYVQQEEDEVDYEEMGVAETYADYWPAKLKLGKKHPDAVVETASLSSVEPCDVYYKLSLPHETINSGHLSALQLESITYASQAHDHLLPDGSRAGFLIGDGAGVGKGRTIAGIIYENYLKGRKKALWISVSNDLKYDAERDLSDIGATRIDVHALNKFKYAKISSDVNNNCKRGVIFSTYSALIGESNNKTGKYRSRFRQLLQWCGEDFEGLIIFDECHKAKNLCPVGSGKPTKTGQTVLELQNKLPKARVVYASATGASEPKNMAYMVRLGLWGQGTAFGNFNDFITAVERRGVGAMEIVAMDMKLRGMYIARQLSFKGVSFKIEEVPLSKEFRKIYDQSVELWVEAMQKFTEAAELIDAESRMKKTMWGQFWSSHQRFFKYLCIAAKVNHAVLVARESIKYGKCVVIGLQSTGEARTLDQLEKDDGELTDFVSTAKGVFQSFVERHFPAPDRNRINRILGLYDETPSLADSTSSLGNNSQSTTAAGKRKGSSNNNDNGSSAGGKSKKKKRSGSWQYSDSDDDDEGSKRNRNRNSDSDEANSDDDDLRSDMDDEDEDDEDQDVDSDRRSVASDASSDFNPFFSGSDSDIDPWVNARSKKSTKKTQKKTKKKVKKEKEKGKKELASSSSASSSTANDPSGSTTMSATVVAALNAAKNRKAQLSTQDKIQDLLQKKQELKGTVTPVGVNGVKLNYGPPPKDAIERACTMKEELLRKIERLGSRLPPNTLDQLIDELGGPDNVAEMTGRRGRVVQTDDGNIQYESRTESDVPLETLNITEKQRFMDGQKDVAIISEAASSGISLQSDRRVFNQRRRVHITLELPWSADRAIQQFGRTHRSNQVNAPEYIFLISDLAGERRFASTVAKRLESLGALTHGDRRATETRDLSQFNIDNKYGRQALETVMRTIMGYESPLVPPPTDYSGEFFKDIAGALVGVGIIVNSESHPGVLSLDKDYNNISKFLNRILGCPVDLQNRLFKYFTDTMTAIIQQAKRGGRFDLGIVDLGAAGENVTRCRLIRFVRKHATGVAPTEMHTVRVERGMIWQEAIDKYADLFNENEGFYLSHQLRNQKRTAIMVVILEHQPARNSSSTSSTTTDSDGGKKKKSRSKKEIMCQIYRPNTGLQVRHESLFELEKKYRKVGSEEAEPHWTEQYDASVNTCSHAYWNGNCRNVSLGNDCEVGLRQRLYHVLAGSVLSVWGRVEHILNTRSNSKMQVIRMKTTGDEKIVGTLIPKSCFEPLVADLRSDSEKQEEFNY